The Rhizoctonia solani chromosome 14, complete sequence genome has a segment encoding these proteins:
- a CDS encoding LRR receptor-like serine/threonine-protein kinase — translation MTVLTPAPEQPSLKVFGIPELAHLICSGLQRRDNAGLMRVCRRPFCYVLPFVWEEVDEANALVSMIPGGGIITYESELSPYVVMQLPSALELSRFNIYAPHVRRFTPCALHIDQYEGWERFLACTQSIDLLPNLEALYLPVDDYNWDRHPDRIQAESANWVTAFLSASLRTLRMIPSQATDPIPIPKKHWLGFNSTNNLMATISQRCPQLSSLEIFPDPHSWKVQFEVPLSQEVSFSHDSPQFYLNLVGLSNLSYLSISRAILSERALVAISTLHNLQSLRVLGHHPDNEIYCDDLQIPIDGFPVLGNLELCHLDWNTMVNICKSRPIVSCLNSMAITYPTREDSSHIHEQSVGLSHAISYLAANGATITTLLVKNRLPQHFAPEALQFWKRLPLTSVHLEMRVPLDNELEAFCALLSSMPLLEDLKLYTSYESFDLSMLKIIVELLPRLRSLRIPVEWKQIITLTEADFALSRSQNANPLHIRSDFYLPDPKQENAERVAR, via the exons ATGACAGTTCTTACTCCAGCTCCCGAACAGCCATCACTCAAGGTCTTTGGGATCCCCGAATTGGCTCATTTAATCTGTTCTGGTCTTCAAAGGCGCGATAATGCTGGCCTTATGCGCGTCTGTCGCCGGCCTTTCTGCTACGTCCTACCTTTTGTGTGGGAAGAAGTCGACGAGGCTAATGCTTTAGTTTCTATGATACCTGGAGGTGGTATTATTACCTATGAGTCTGAGCTGTCCCCATATGTG GTCATGCAACTGCCCAGTGCGCTGGAGCTATCACGGTTTAACATCTATGCCCCTCATGTCAGACGCTTTACTCCTTGCGCCTTGCACATCGACCAGTATGAGGGATGGGAAAGATTCCTTGCTTGCACACAGTCTATAGATCTACTTCCAAACCTGGAAGCGCTCTATCTTCCTGTAGATGATTACAATTGGGATAGACACCCGGACAGAATACAAGCCGAATCAGCGAATTGGGTTACCGCATTCTTGTCCGCCTCCCTGCGGACGTTGAGGATGATTCCTTCACAAGCTACAGATCCAATCCCAATTCCGAAAAAACACTGGCTGGGCTTTAATTCGACCAACAATCTCATGGCTACCATTTCGCAGAGATGCCCGCAGCTATCCTCACTGGAAATCTTTCCTGATCCTCATTCTTGGAAGGTTCAGTTCGAGGTCCCGCTCTCTCAAGAAGTTTCGTTCTCGCACGATTCGCCTCAattttatttgaatctagTTGGCCTCAGTAATTTGTCTTACTTGTCGATTTCCCGGGCTATTTTGAGTGAAAGGGCTCTTGTCGCTATCTCGACTCTTCATAACCTCCAATCTCTACGTGTTTTGGGTCATCACCCTGACAATGAGATATACTGCGATGATCTGCAGATACCTATTGACGGGTTTCCGGTTCTCGGGAACCTAGAACTTTGCCACTTGGACTGGAACACTATGGTCAACATATGTAAATCAAGGCCAATCGTTTCCTGCCTCAATTCTATGGCTATTACATATCCAACTCGCGAGGATAGTAGTCATATCCATGAGCAATCTGTGGGTTTATCGCACGCCATTTCCTATCTAGCAGCCAACGGTGCTACTATCACTACACTATTAGTAAAAAATCGCCTCCCTCAGCACTTCGCACCGGAAGCGCTTCAATTCTGGAAGCGTCTTCCGTTGACTAGCGTCCATTTAGAAATGAGGGTACCCCTTGATAATGAGCTCGAAGCCTTTTGCGCTCTCCTATCGTCTATGCCTCTCTTGGAAGATCTTAAACTGTATACATCATACGAGTCTTTTGATCTGAGCATGCTGAAGATCATTGTTGAACTTTTACCTCGTCTTCGCTCTCTACGGATCCCAGTCGAGTGGAAGCAGATCATAACACTCACGGAGGCGGATTTTGCACTATCCCGGTCGCAAAATGCGAATCCACTCCATATAAGGAGCGACTTTTATCTTCCCGATCCAAAGCAGGAAAACGCCGAACGAGTTGCCAGGTGA
- a CDS encoding WD repeat-containing protein, whose translation MPDVDLGTQVFDLVFNPKHDIVYAGLLSGHVKAFSYDNDGSCTPKFDIRPTKKTIRSLATDSEGQELYSVSKDRSIHVIDTSTGKVVREQARTHESAINRVTHLMSMLATGDDSGVVKLWDPRQLSPIRSYTHHFDYISDFLWLQDKKQLAITSGDGTLSIIDVRSSKVEPFAHSEDQEDELLSIVSIKDGKKVAVGTQTGIISIWNRSSGWGDCVDRLKGHPHSVDALAALSEDVIVTGSSDGLVRVVQVLPNKLLGVIADHGTFPIERLRTDRNGAWLGSASHDNILKMTDVRDALVDSDEEDSSDQEGSEESDVGTGEGNLEDDSDSSSEPGARGNVMEVTEEGEGADSDEDDSESNSSETHVIQPDSDSEPHPPPETTLSRKRKKENQPEAGNKKGKVDTGFFDEL comes from the exons ATGCCCGACGTTGATCTTGGTACACAGGTCTTTGACCTCGTCTTTAATCCTAAGCATGATATTGTTTATGCTGGGCTACTCAGTGGGCATGTGAAGGCATTTTCATACGACAACGACGGCTCTtgcacccccaaatttgATATCAGACCCACGAAAAAGACCATAAGGTCTCTGGCCACCGACTCTGAGGGGCAGGAATTATACAGTGTCTCAAAAGACAGGTCAATTCA TGTCATTGATACCTCAACAGGGAAAGTCGTACGTGAGCAGGCGCGAACTCATGA GTCAGCGATCAACCGCGTTACACATCTCATGTCTATGCTGGCTACGGGAGATGATAGTGGCGTAGTCAAG CTATGGGATCCTCGTCAACTATCACCAATCAGATCATATACCCATCATTTCGactatatatctgactttttATGGCTTCAAGATAAGAAACAACTCGCTATAACAAG CGGCGACGGAACGCTCTCCATTATCGACGTCCGCTCCAGTAAAGTAGAGCCTTTTGCTCACTCTGAAGACCAAGAAGACGAACTATTGTCCATTGTCAGCATCAAAGA CGGCAAAAAAGTTGCAGTTGGCACTCAAACGGGAATTATAAGCATTTGGAATAGGAGCAGCGGCTGGGGAGATTGTGTCGATCGGTTAAAGGG ACATCCACACTCTGTTGACGCACTCGCTGCGCTTTCCGAGGACGTGATCGTGACCGGTTCATCAGACGGACTGGTCCGAGTCGTTCAAGTCCTACCAAACAAATTATTGGGCGTCATCGCAG ATCACGGCACCTTTCCCATTGAACGCCTACGAACTGACCGTAATGGTGCTTGGCTCGGCTCGGCTTCCCATGATAATATTCTCAAGATGACAGATGTCAGGGACGCATTGGTCGATTCGGACGAGGAAGATTCTTCAGACCAGGAAGGAAGTGAAGAGTCGGATGTGGGAACAGGGGAGGGAAACCTGGAGGACGATAGTGACTCGAGCTCCGAGCCTGGCGCcaggggtaatgtcatggaAGTGACCGAAGAGGGGGAAGGCGCTGACTCGGATGAGGATGACTCAGAGTCAAACTCTTCAGAGACCCATGTCATTCAACCCGATTCGGACTCTGAGCCCCATCCCCCGCCAGAAACTACTTTGTCCAGGAAAAGGAAGAAAGAAAATCAACCCGAGGCAGGAAATAAGAAGGGAAAGGTGGACACGGGGTTTTTTGACGAACTGTAG
- a CDS encoding DNA replication licensing factor MCM2/3/5 family pretein — protein sequence MSSPLAFPPSDDGTPRASRRPLFNPSTPGGATPGSIRFNDASSPLAFPEGSSSPMRQPETPRRLFRPSSDPPSGGPTPRSVRPRADLRSSAVRNNFRRAHSNMPPSTPGGEDRIAFPSSSAAPTHPTLSAQELPSADDTVERLAWGSTFTHREVFQAFSDFLRNFKAKYRTVFDRERRVPTQVVARPADGERLVYQGYLKTMLITDQYILNLDLIDLQAYAPTKKLHNALVKFPEEVVPMLDQCLADALEELVQTEGMDTDREHLDVAYRVRPFISDDVVNMRELNPSDTDKLVAIKGLVIRATPIIPDMSEAFFRCVICHHTMQVQIDRGRISEPDRCPRQVCASPGSMVLIHNRSSFADRQVVRLQETPDVVPAGQTPHTVSLACYDELVDIGKPGDRVIVTGIFRAVPVRSNPRQRAVKALFRTYLDVLHIQRGAPNRLGLDASTREDGDRRVGAMGVGGEDEDDVALTVDAERQDEEEEETRAKQMEATLKEISQRPDVYELLARSLAPSIWELEDVKKGILLQLFGGTNKSVANGGGGGGPRYRGDINVLLVGDPGTSKSQILQYVHKIAPRGVYTSGKGSSAVGLTAYVTRDPDSKQLVLESGALVLSDGGVCCIDEFDKMSDATRSVLHEVMEQQTVSIAKAGIITTLNARTSILAAANPVQSKYNPKWPITRNIDLPPTLISRFDLVYLVLDNIDESTDRRLAQHLVGMYLEDKPESAATDIIPVETLTAYISYARTKIQPRLTEEAGNELVTEYVALRKLGADARSSERRITATTRQLESMIRLSEAHARMRFSQLVELEDVKEACRLMREALRTSATDPTTGLLDMDLINTGSGAGQRRARADLKREVTRLASEMGAGGARAVKWTELQRELAKQSSVGVEASEFNEVVRALESEGAVRIAGERDKRTIQLVGGNA from the exons ATGAGCTCTCCTCTCGCGTTTCCCCCCTCTGATGATGGCACTCCACGCGCATCCAGACGCCCTTTGTTCAATCCTTCTACTCCCGGCGGCGCTACTCCTGGTTCCATCCGTTTTAATGATG CGAGCTCCCCTCTAGCCTTCCCAGAAGGCTCTTCCTCGCCCATGCGTCAGCCAGAAACACCCAGGCGCTTGTTCAGACCCTC ATCGGACCCACCCTCTGGGGGACCAACACCTCGCTCTGTCCGTCCCCGAGCAGATCTGCGATCCTCCGCCGTACGAAACAATTTTCGACGTGCCCATTCAAATATGCCGCCCTCCACGCCCGGTGGTGAAGACCGCATTGCGTTCCCAAGCAGTTCAGCCGCGCCAACCCACCCCACGCTCTCAGCTCAGGAACTCCCTTCAGCAGATGATACCGTCGAACGTCTCGCATGGGGAAGTACATTTACCCACCGTGAAGTCTTCCAAGCATTCTCCGACTTTTTGCGCAACTTCAAGGCCAAGTATCGCACCGTATTTGATAGGGAGAGACGCGTCCCTACTCAGGTTGTCGCCCGTCCAGCTGATGGAGAGAGGCTAGTATATCAAGGCTACCTCAAGACTATGCTTATAACGGATCAATATATACTCAATCTCGATCTCATCGACTTGCAAGCCTATGCGCCTACGAAGAAGCTGCATAATGCGCTCGTTAAATTCCCTGAAGAAGTAGTCCCGATGCTCGATCAATGCTTGGCTGATGCACTCGAAGAATTGGTCCAGACAGAGGGAATGGATACCGACAGAGAACATCTCGACGTGGCCTACAGAGTCAGACCATTTATCAGCGACGATGTCGTGAACATGCGAGAACTCAATCCGAGTGATACCGATAAACTCGTGGCTATCAAAGGTCTCGTCATTCGTGCCACACCCATCATCCCGGACATGTCAGAAG CGTTTTTCCGTTGCGTGATTTGCCATCATACTATGCAAGTCCAGATTGACCGAGGTCGTATTAGCGAACCCGATCGTTGCCCTCGACAAGTCTGCGCCTCGCCAGGCAGCATGGTTCTCATCCACAACCGGAGCTCATTCGCAGATCGACAGGTCGTCCGGCTTCAAGAGACGCCTGATGTCGTACCAGCTGGTCAGACTCCTCATACCGTTTCGTTGGCATGCTACGACGAATTAGTGGATATCGGCAAACCCGGTGACCGCGTTATCGTGACTGGCATATTCAGAGCTGTGCCCGTTCGGTCCAACCCAAGGCAGAGGGCTGTCAAGGCTTTGTTCAGGACATATTTGGATGTGCTTCATATTCAGAGAGGTGCACCCAATCGCTTGGGGCTCGACGCCAGCACGAGAGAAGACGGAGATCGTCGAGTCGGAGCAATGGGTGTAGGCGGAGAGGACGAAGATGATGTTGCGTTGACCGTTGATGCCGAGAGGcaggacgaggaagaagaagagacCCGCGCCAAACAGATGGAGGCTACTCTGAAAGAAATTAGCCAGCGGCCGGACGTGTACGAGCTGTTGGCCAGGTCTCTGGCGCCCAGTATTTGGGAGTTGGAAGACGTGAAAAAGGGAATATTGTTACAG TTGTTTGGTGGGACAAATAAGAGCGTCGCgaatggtggaggtggaggtggtccTCGTTATCGAGGAGACATCAATGTATTACTCGTCGGTGATCCTGGTACCAGTAAGAGTCAGATTTTGCAG TATGTGCACAAGATTGCACCTCGTGGCGTCTATACCTCCGGGAAGGGTTCCTCGGCTGTCGGTCTGACTGCATATGTCACCCGTGATCCAGACTCGAAGCAGCTGGTCTTGGAGAG TGGTGCGCTCGTGCTCAGTGATGGTGGTGTGTGCTGCATCGATGAGTTCGACAAGATGTCGGATGCCACCCGAAGTGTGTTACACGAAGTCATG GAACAACAAACAGTTTCCATCGCAAAAGCTGGCATCATCACCACCCTCAACGCACGTACATCTATTCTCGCCGCAGCCAACCCGGTTCAGAGTAAATACAACCCCAAATGGCCAATTACCCGAAATATCGATCTACCCCCTACTCTTATCTCTCGTTTTGACTTGGTCTATCTGGTGCTCGATAATATTGACGAATCGACTGACCGACGTCTTGCTCAGCACTTGGTCGGGATGTATTTGGAGGACAAGCCGGAAAGCGCTGCCACGGATATTATT CCCGTCGAAACATTGACTGCATACATTTCTTATGCACGTACAAAAATCCAGCCCCGCCTCACCGAAGAAGCTGGAAACGAACTAGTCACCGAATACGTTGCCCTTCGCAAACTAGGTGCAGACGCGCGCTCTTCAGAACGTCGTATCACCGCCACTACCCGTCAACTAGAGAGCATGATTCGGCTGTCAGAAGCACACGCGCGTATGCGTTTCTCCCAGCTCGTGGAGCTGGAAGACGTAAAGGAAGCCTGTCGACTTATGCGCGAGGCTCTGCGCACAAGCGCGACTGACCCAACCACTGGCTTGCTGGATATGGACTTGATCAATACCGGATCAGGAGCCGGACAGCGCCGTGCGCGTGCGGACCTGAAACGCGAAGTGACGCGGCTTGCGTCTGAAATGGGTGCAGGGGGTGCTCGGGCCGTCAAGTGGACGGAACTACAGCGCGAGCTGGCGAAGCAGAGCTCGGTTGGGGTCGAAGCTTCGGAGTTCAACGAGGTTGTGAGGGCGCTGGAGTCTGAGGGTGCTGTGAGGATTGCTGGGGAGAGGGACAAGAGGACTATTCAGCTTGTTGGTGGTAACGCATAA
- a CDS encoding aromatic di-alanine and TPR containing protein — MLKLQGCPKSGSGQALEHSEGAGEKHKAIEVSTDTPLNYEELAELASSHRREFLRYGKLDDIEKAIEYDDQALSLIPYDDSAIAGQLANLGVDYGNRFQRTGDMNDLAKSMEYSSRAVELTPDNHPHLPQQLANLGVDYSDRFERTGDMNDLAKSMEYFSRAVELTPDNHPHLPQRLSNLGVDYSNRFRRTGDMNDLAKSMEYFSRAVELTPDNHPHLPQQLANLGVDYGNRFQRTGDMNDLVKSMEYKSRAVELTPDNHPHLPQRLASLGVDYSDRFKRTGDMNDLAKSMEYSSRAVELTPDNHPHLPQRLASLGVGYSERFKRTGDMNDLAKSMEYKSRAVELTPDSHPHLPQQLANLGVDYSDRFQRTGDMNDLAKSMEYSSRAVELTPDNHPHLPQWLANLGVDYSNRFQRTGDMNDLAKSMEYSSRAVELTPDNHPHLPQWLANLGVDYSNRFQRTGDMNDLAKSMEYSSRAVELTPDNHPHLPQWLANLGVDYSNRFQRTGDINDLAKSMEYKSRAVELTPDNHPHLPQRLASLGVGYSERFKRTGDMNDLAKSMEYKSRAVELTPDNHPHLPQRLANLGVDYGNRFKRTGDMNDLAKSKDYKSRAVALTSNDHPDLSRRHFGLSLSYFIHYDHTSYKPSLSSAMLSLRTAAQLLAGPPRDRFMYALEWAQRAAKHNPDDCMEAYRTAVNLLPQFIWLGAPTDQQYQDLLKAEDLAVNAASTAILSSSFDVALEWLEHARCVVWSQSLALRSPLERLYKFHPDIATQLHTISNTLYQTDTESSPSRKLTPELKTSIDRHGLAISYNRLLAQIRTLDGFEDFLLPMKSVRLIDAARSGPVIVINCSERCCDALVIIPGQVTISRVHLPNFTKKKAQEARDKMEASLRNKNLRERGARLIPVPGYKDGFASVLLDLWTDIVKPVLDFLGYMESVRESGSDLPHVTWCPTGVLSFLPLHAAGDYGQSGCRVFNYVVSSYTPTLTALLASTPSTLSSAPRVLAIGQANTPKHTPLPGTTTELELIKAHTQSKGEYSQLIDSQATTAAVLDAMDEHDWVHLACHAHQNVTNATKSGFFLHDGTLDLAAINRRSFRNKGLAFLSACQTATGDDKLPDEAIHLASGMLMAGYPSVIATRWSVKDADAPFIADRVYGELMKEGKVGNGEAGRALHSAVAALREKDGLEQWKTLF, encoded by the exons ATGCTGAAACTACAGGGATGCCCCAAGAGCGGATCAGGCCAAGCTTTGGAGCACAGTGAAGGAGCCGGAGAGAAACACAAAGCGATAGAAGTTAGCACGGATACACCTCTGA ATTACGAGGAGCTAGCCGAGCTAGCATCTTCTCATCGTAGGGAGTTTCTGCGCTACGGAAAGCTAGACGACATTGAGAAGGCTATAGAATATGACGACCAGGCTCTATCATTGATTCCTTACGATGATTCTGCCATAGCAGGTCAACTTGCTAATCTAGGAGTGGACTACGGCAATCGATTCCAGCGCACGGGCGACATGAACGACCTCGCAAAGTCAATGGAGTACTCGTCTCGTGCGGTCGAGCTGACCCCCGACAATCACCCACACCTACCGCAACAGCTTGCTAATCTAGGAGTGGACTACAGTGATCGATTCGAGCGCACGGGCGACATGAACGACCTCGCAAAGTCAATGGAGTACTTCTCTCGTGCGGTCGAGCTGACCCCCGACAATCACCCACACCTACCGCAACGGCTTTCCAACCTGGGAGTGGACTACAGCAATCGATTCCGGCGCACGGGCGACATGAACGACCTCGCAAAGTCAATGGAGTACTTCTCTCGTGCGGTCGAGCTGACCCCCGACAATCACCCACACCTACCGCAACAGCTTGCTAATCTAGGAGTGGACTACGGCAATCGATTCCAGCGCACGGGCGACATGAACGACCTCGTAAAGTCAATGGAGTACAAGTCTCGTGCGGTCGAGCTGACCCCCGACAATCACCCACACCTACCGCAACGGCTTGCCAGCCTGGGAGTGGACTACAGTGATCGATTCAAGCGCACGGGCGACATGAACGACCTCGCAAAGTCAATGGAGTACTCGTCTCGTGCGGTCGAGCTGACCCCCGACAATCACCCACACCTACCGCAACGGCTTGCCAGCCTGGGAGTGGGCTACAGTGAAAGATTCAAGCGCACGGGCGACATGAACGACCTCGCAAAGTCAATGGAGTACAAGTCTCGTGCGGTCGAGCTGACCCCCGACAGTCACCCACACCTACCGCAACAGCTTGCTAATCTAGGAGTGGACTACAGTGATCGATTCCAGCGCACGGGCGACATGAACGACCTTGCAAAGTCAATGGAGTACTCGTCTCGTGCGGTCGAGCTGACCCCTGACAATCACCCACACCTACCGCAATGGCTTGCCAACCTGGGAGTGGACTACAGCAATCGATTCCAGCGCACGGGCGACATGAACGACCTTGCAAAGTCAATGGAGTACTCGTCTCGTGCGGTCGAGCTGACCCCCGACAATCACCCACACCTACCGCAATGGCTTGCCAACCTGGGAGTGGACTACAGCAATCGATTCCAGCGCACGGGCGACATGAACGACCTTGCAAAGTCAATGGAGTACTCGTCTCGTGCGGTCGAGCTGACCCCCGACAATCACCCACACCTACCGCAATGGCTTGCCAACCTGGGAGTGGACTACAGCAATCGATTCCAGCGCACGGGCGACATAAACGACCTTGCAAAGTCAATGGAGTACAAGTCTCGTGCGGTCGAGCTGACCCCCGACAATCACCCACACCTACCGCAACGGCTTGCTAGTCTAGGAGTGGGCTACAGTGAACGATTCAAGCGCACGGGCGACATGAACGACCTCGCAAAGTCAATGGAGTACAAGTCTCGTGCGGTCGAGCTGACCCCCGACAATCACCCACACCTACCACAACGGCTTGCCAACCTGGGAGTGGACTACGGTAATCGATTCAAGCGCACGGGCGACATGAACGACCTCGCAAAGTCAAAGGATTACAAGTCTCGTGCGGTCGCACTGACCTCAAATGACCACCCAGATTTGTCTCGACGCCACTTCGGCTTATCACTCTCTTACTTTATTCATTATGACCATACTAGCTATAAACCGTCCTTATCCAGCGCCATGCTTTCTCTTCGTACAGCTGCCCAGTTATTAGCTGGACCGCCACGAGACAGGTTCATGTATGCGCTTGAATGGGCACAGCGCGCTGCAAAACATAACCCCGATGATTGCATGGAAGCATATAGAACTGCAGTCAATCTTCTGCCCCAGTTCATATGGCTGGGTGCACCTACAGACCAGCAGTACCAGGACCTACTGAAGGCCGAGGATCTGGCTGTCAACGCAGCATCGACTGCCATCCTCTCCTCCTCATTCGATGTCGCTCTTGAGTGGCTAGAGCATGCACGATGTGTGGTCTGGAGCCAGAGCCTTGCGCTTCGCTCGCCTCTTGAACGGCTTTACAAATTTCATCCGGACATAGCTACTCAGCTTCACACGATATCAAACACCTTGTATCAGACTGATACTGAGTCTTCCCCATCTCGTAAGCTCACGCCCGAGCTCAAGACATCGATTGACCGACACGGCTTAGCTATAAGCTATAATCGCTTATTGGCTCAGATCCGCACTTTGGACGGGTTCGAGGACTTTCTTCTGCCCATGAAGTCGGTTCGGCTCATTGATGCTGCCCGGAGCGGGCCCGTGATTGTGATCAACTGCAGCGAACGCTGCTGTGACGCACTTGTCATCATTCCCGGTCAAGTCACTATCAGCCGCGTCCATCTTCCTAACTTCACAAAGAAGAAGGCACAAGAAGCTCGTGACAAGATGGAAGCGTCACTTCGGAACAAGAACCTTCGCGAGCGTGGGGCCAGACTCATACCGGTGCCAGGATACAAAGATGGGTTTGCCAGCGTGCTACTTGATCTCTGGACCGACATCGTCAAGCCAGTATTGGACTTTCTTGGGTACATG GAAAGCGTGCGAGAGAGCGGCTCGGACTTGCCACATGTCACGTGGTGTCCCACCGGCGTACTATCCTTCTTGCCACTGCATGCTGCTGGCGACTACGGTCAGTCTGGATGCAGAGTGTTCAACTATGTCGTATCGTCATACACGCCCACGCTTACTGCTCTTCTCGCATCTACCCCGAGTACACTCAGCAGCGCCCCTCGAGTACTGGCAATCGGTCAAGCAAACACACCCAAGCACACACCCCTACCTGGCACGACTACCGAGCTCGAGCTCATCAAAGCGCATACACAAAGCAAGGGCGAGTACTCGCAGCTCATAGATAGCCAGGCGACGACAGCCGCTGTGCTCGATGCTATGGATGAGCATGACTGGGTGCATCTTGCCTGCCATGCTCACCAGAACGTCACAAACGCTACCAAGAGCGGGTTCTTCCTACACGACGGCACACTCGACCTTGCTGCGATCAACCGAAGATCTTTCAGGAACAAGGGGCTTGCGTTTCTGTCGGCTTGTCAGACCGCGACAGGCGACGATAAGCTGCCGGACGAAGCGATACATCTGGCGTCGGGCATGCTGATGGCTGGGTATCCGAGCGTGATTGCGACAAGGTGGTCGGTGAAAGATGCGGACGCGCCGTTCATAGCAGACAGAGTATATGGGGAGCTGATGAAGGAAGGAAAGGTGGGGAACGGAGAGGCGGGTCGAGCGCTGCACAGTGCTGTCGCTGCGCTGCGTGAGAAG GATGGGCTCGAGCAATGGAAAACTCTGTTTTGA